In one Microbulbifer pacificus genomic region, the following are encoded:
- a CDS encoding SIMPL domain-containing protein, whose translation MQKTLKLFSAGLLASLAVLASGCGGGTGKHPSGTLISISAQGEASRAPDIANISAGVVTEASESDAAMRANAEQMDKLMQAIKKAGIDDKDVQTSGINLMPRYDYQPNRERQLLGYQAHNNVNITVRKLDELSKVIDLLAAEGANQIHGPSFSIGEPEPLLAEAREKALKQAQARAESYAEALGTKVRRIVSISEGSHGGMPRPMMRAEMATAKDSASTPIAVGETSVSVNLELVFELAK comes from the coding sequence ATGCAAAAGACCCTCAAACTGTTTTCCGCCGGCCTACTGGCAAGTCTCGCTGTACTCGCTTCTGGTTGTGGCGGCGGTACTGGCAAACACCCATCCGGCACACTGATTTCCATTTCCGCTCAGGGCGAAGCCAGCCGCGCCCCGGATATTGCCAATATTTCCGCGGGCGTTGTCACCGAAGCCAGCGAAAGCGATGCGGCTATGCGAGCCAACGCAGAACAGATGGATAAGCTGATGCAGGCGATCAAAAAGGCCGGCATCGACGATAAGGACGTACAGACCAGCGGTATCAATCTGATGCCCCGCTACGACTACCAACCCAACCGCGAACGCCAGCTTTTGGGATACCAGGCCCACAACAACGTGAATATCACTGTGCGCAAACTGGATGAGTTGAGCAAAGTCATCGACCTTCTCGCTGCGGAAGGTGCCAATCAGATTCACGGCCCCAGCTTCTCCATCGGTGAGCCGGAGCCCCTGCTGGCCGAGGCCCGTGAGAAAGCCCTGAAACAGGCCCAGGCCCGTGCCGAGTCCTATGCGGAGGCGCTCGGCACCAAAGTACGCAGAATCGTGAGTATTTCCGAAGGCAGTCACGGCGGTATGCCCCGCCCGATGATGCGCGCGGAAATGGCGACCGCCAAAGACAGCGCCAGTACGCCGATTGCGGTAGGGGAGACTTCCGTTTCGGTAAACCTGGAACTGGTGTTTGAACTGGCGAAATAA